In a genomic window of Ralstonia nicotianae:
- a CDS encoding porin, with protein MKKSLLAMAVLGAFAGAAHAQSSVTLYGVVDANVEYVNHEQNVTSAGIAIPGSGSRVAMQAGGLSSNRWGLRGVEDIGGGLKGLFVLESGFGMDTGTLQQGGRLFGRQAFVGLQGNWGKITLGRQYTTIFDMMANFSPSGYATQYEPVVGLLGPNFREDNVIKYTGLFGPVTVEGHWAFGERAGSQTANSAYGLGANYFAGPFGLGVAYDEVKVLTAAEALGGAGNEYARDKRAAIAASYTVGPVKLMGGYRYGKTDTASSGATLALLPHRDDLYWIGVNYQATPTLGFTLSYYYDNIKEATIGTTTVNPRKPQQLNFIADYNFSKRTDVYFTAAYSRNASLNWDSIGYATTASGQLSIGYLPAASQTYFITPDASNQLGAAIGIRHKF; from the coding sequence ATGAAGAAATCGCTGCTTGCGATGGCAGTGCTGGGCGCGTTTGCAGGTGCAGCGCATGCCCAATCCAGTGTGACGCTGTACGGTGTGGTCGACGCCAACGTCGAGTACGTCAACCATGAACAAAACGTGACATCGGCGGGGATCGCCATCCCGGGCAGCGGATCGCGCGTGGCAATGCAGGCGGGCGGCCTGTCGTCCAACCGCTGGGGCCTGCGCGGCGTGGAAGACATCGGCGGCGGCCTGAAGGGCCTGTTCGTGCTGGAATCCGGCTTCGGCATGGATACGGGCACGCTGCAGCAAGGTGGCCGCCTGTTCGGCCGGCAGGCGTTCGTGGGCTTGCAGGGCAACTGGGGCAAGATCACGCTGGGCCGCCAGTACACCACGATCTTCGACATGATGGCGAACTTCTCGCCGAGCGGCTATGCCACCCAGTACGAACCGGTGGTCGGCCTGCTGGGCCCGAACTTCCGCGAAGACAACGTGATCAAGTACACCGGCCTGTTCGGCCCGGTGACGGTCGAGGGCCACTGGGCATTCGGCGAACGCGCCGGCAGCCAGACGGCCAACTCGGCCTACGGCCTGGGCGCCAACTACTTCGCCGGTCCGTTCGGGCTCGGTGTCGCCTACGACGAAGTGAAGGTGCTGACCGCGGCCGAAGCACTGGGCGGCGCCGGCAACGAGTACGCCCGCGACAAGCGCGCCGCCATTGCGGCCAGCTATACGGTGGGCCCGGTCAAGCTGATGGGCGGCTACCGCTACGGCAAGACCGACACGGCATCGAGCGGCGCCACGCTCGCCCTGCTGCCGCACCGCGACGACCTGTACTGGATCGGCGTGAACTACCAGGCGACGCCGACCCTGGGCTTCACGCTGTCGTACTACTACGACAACATCAAGGAAGCGACCATCGGCACCACGACGGTCAATCCGCGCAAGCCGCAGCAGTTGAACTTCATCGCCGATTACAACTTCTCCAAGCGTACCGACGTGTATTTCACGGCGGCCTATTCGCGCAATGCCTCACTCAACTGGGACTCGATCGGTTATGCGACGACGGCGAGCGGGCAGTTGTCGATCGGTTACCTGCCGGCCGCTTCGCAGACGTACTTCATCACGCCGGATGCCAGCAACCAGCTGGGCGCGGCCATCGGTATCCGCCACAAGTTCTGA
- the coq7 gene encoding 2-polyprenyl-3-methyl-6-methoxy-1,4-benzoquinone monooxygenase — protein MLDRFLPEFDRALRAVAGITRASRPNPADAIVAPTDDGAKLSDTERRHAAGLMRVNHVGEVCAQALYQGQALFARDPAIRAQLDEAAREEEDHLAWCAQRLQELHDRPSLLNPLWYAGAFAIGALAGRLGDKISLGFVAETERQVEHHLDGHLDRLPEHDARSRAIVAQMRDDEVRHGDNARAAGGIDLPEPVRQAMRLASRIMTTAAYRI, from the coding sequence ATGCTCGATCGCTTCCTTCCCGAATTCGACCGCGCCCTGCGCGCCGTGGCCGGCATCACCCGCGCCTCCCGCCCCAACCCCGCCGATGCCATCGTCGCTCCCACCGATGACGGTGCGAAACTGTCCGACACCGAGCGCCGCCATGCCGCCGGGCTGATGCGCGTCAACCACGTGGGCGAGGTGTGTGCCCAGGCGCTGTACCAGGGGCAGGCGCTGTTCGCGCGCGACCCGGCCATCCGCGCCCAGCTCGATGAGGCCGCGCGCGAGGAAGAGGACCACCTCGCCTGGTGCGCCCAGCGCCTGCAGGAACTGCACGATCGTCCGAGCCTGCTCAACCCGCTGTGGTACGCCGGCGCATTCGCCATCGGCGCGCTCGCCGGCCGCTTGGGCGACAAGATCAGCCTCGGCTTCGTCGCCGAGACTGAGCGCCAGGTCGAGCATCACCTCGACGGCCATCTCGATCGCCTGCCCGAGCATGATGCCCGCTCCCGGGCCATCGTCGCCCAGATGCGCGATGACGAAGTCCGCCATGGCGACAATGCCCGCGCCGCCGGCGGCATCGATCTGCCTGAGCCGGTGCGCCAGGCCATGCGCTTGGCCTCACGCATTATGACCACCGCTGCCTACCGCATTTGA
- the mraZ gene encoding division/cell wall cluster transcriptional repressor MraZ: protein MFQGASALTLDAKGRMSIPTRHREALQLQAEGRVTVTKHPDGCLMLFPRPEWERFRERIAALPMEAHWWKRIFLGSAADVELDTAGRVLITPELRLAATLERDVMLLGMGSHFEIWDAATYTAKEQAAMAQGMPDALKNFSF, encoded by the coding sequence GTGTTCCAGGGAGCGTCGGCGCTGACGCTGGATGCCAAGGGGCGGATGTCCATCCCGACCCGGCATCGCGAAGCGCTTCAGCTGCAGGCCGAGGGCCGGGTGACTGTGACCAAGCACCCGGACGGCTGCCTCATGCTGTTTCCGCGCCCGGAATGGGAGCGCTTCCGGGAGCGCATCGCCGCGCTGCCGATGGAAGCCCACTGGTGGAAGCGGATCTTCCTGGGCAGTGCCGCCGACGTCGAGCTCGACACGGCCGGCCGCGTTCTCATCACCCCCGAACTGCGCCTGGCGGCCACCCTCGAACGCGACGTGATGCTGCTCGGCATGGGCAGCCATTTCGAAATCTGGGACGCCGCCACGTACACCGCGAAGGAGCAGGCCGCCATGGCGCAAGGCATGCCCGACGCCCTCAAGAATTTCTCTTTTTGA
- the rsmH gene encoding 16S rRNA (cytosine(1402)-N(4))-methyltransferase RsmH: protein MTTQASTGLRHQTVLRDEAIDALLWRDDGIYIDGTFGRGGHSRLILERLGPGGRLIAFDKDPAAITEAGTVEDARFAIEHDSFAHLDAALDARGIGRVAGVLLDLGISSPQIDEGARGFSFRMDGPLDMRMDTTRGITAAQWLAEADERDIARVIRDYGEERFAVQIAKAIVARRRESGTRGPLDRTSELAALVAQAVKTREKGQDPATRTFQALRIHVNQELADLETGLKSAFERLEQGGRLVVISFHSLEDRIVKRFMQALARPEQSAAPEMRRAPLRAHELPAPQLRLLGRVRPSEAEVSANPRSRSAIMRVAERC, encoded by the coding sequence ATGACGACCCAAGCCAGTACGGGACTGCGCCATCAAACGGTGCTGAGAGACGAAGCGATCGATGCGCTGTTGTGGCGCGACGACGGCATCTATATCGATGGAACCTTCGGGCGGGGCGGGCACAGCCGGCTCATCCTGGAGCGGCTGGGGCCCGGCGGAAGGCTGATCGCTTTCGACAAGGACCCGGCAGCAATCACCGAAGCGGGCACCGTAGAGGATGCCCGCTTCGCTATTGAGCATGACAGCTTCGCGCACCTTGATGCTGCACTGGATGCGCGCGGTATTGGACGGGTGGCTGGCGTGCTGCTCGATCTGGGCATCAGTTCGCCGCAGATCGACGAAGGCGCGCGCGGCTTTTCGTTCCGGATGGACGGCCCGCTCGACATGCGGATGGACACCACGCGCGGCATCACCGCGGCCCAATGGCTGGCCGAGGCCGATGAGCGCGATATTGCGAGGGTGATACGGGACTATGGGGAAGAACGGTTTGCTGTACAGATTGCAAAGGCGATTGTTGCTCGCCGGCGCGAATCCGGGACTCGAGGTCCTCTCGATCGCACATCCGAGCTTGCCGCGCTCGTGGCGCAGGCCGTCAAGACACGCGAGAAGGGTCAAGACCCTGCGACCCGCACCTTTCAGGCTCTACGGATTCACGTCAATCAAGAGCTTGCGGACCTCGAAACCGGTCTGAAGTCGGCATTCGAACGTCTGGAACAGGGGGGACGACTCGTCGTGATCAGCTTCCATTCGCTGGAAGACCGCATCGTCAAGCGCTTCATGCAGGCACTGGCGCGGCCGGAGCAATCCGCCGCGCCGGAGATGCGCCGGGCGCCGCTGCGTGCGCATGAGCTGCCGGCGCCGCAACTGCGCCTGCTGGGCCGCGTGCGCCCGTCGGAGGCCGAGGTCTCGGCCAATCCGCGCTCGCGCTCGGCCATCATGCGCGTGGCCGAACGCTGCTGA
- the ftsL gene encoding cell division protein FtsL yields the protein MNRLNMFLLTALVLCALSLVNAQHQARQLFVELDRAQAEEKQLNIDWSRLQYEQSSLGKSARIAEIARTQLKMAPAQAGRTQYLQGFADLPAAASAAASAPAASGVQP from the coding sequence ATGAACCGCCTCAACATGTTCCTGCTGACCGCGCTGGTGTTGTGCGCGCTGTCGCTGGTCAATGCGCAGCATCAGGCACGACAGCTGTTCGTCGAGCTCGACCGCGCGCAGGCGGAAGAGAAGCAGCTGAACATCGACTGGTCGCGACTGCAGTACGAGCAGAGTTCGCTGGGCAAGAGCGCGCGCATCGCCGAGATCGCGCGCACGCAATTGAAGATGGCCCCCGCGCAGGCGGGCCGCACGCAGTATCTGCAGGGGTTTGCCGACTTGCCGGCGGCGGCGTCCGCCGCGGCCAGCGCGCCCGCGGCTTCGGGAGTCCAGCCATGA
- a CDS encoding peptidoglycan D,D-transpeptidase FtsI family protein: protein MSGAHKHPGTAARARLGQFSASPVLGLRLPMWRSKLVVFLMFAAFMALIVRAAWIQGPGNRFYEAEGKKRFQRTLELPATRGKILDRNGLVLATSLPVKAIWAVPEDVPNTVPGEDMQKLAKLLGMSNKDLAGKLGEDKGFVYLKRQVLPDIADQIAGLKIDGIYQTREYKRFYPEGEAMAHIVGFTNVEDKGQEGMELAREPDLAGASGQRQVIKDRLGRVVEDVGVLKAPREGRDLTLSIDAKIQYLTFNELKAAVERNRAKAGSAIVLDAQTGEVLALANYPTYNPNDRSRLSGEQLRNRVLTDTFEPGSMMKPISIGLALQLHRVTPNTLVQTNGKFTLDGATISDTSNYGTLTVGQVIQHSSNIGTTKIALMLKPQEMWDMFTSVGFGQAPKIGFPGAVAGRLRPAKNWRRIEQATMSYGYGLSVSLFQMAHAYTIFAHDGELIPVTMYRTNGQPPQGERVLSSEVARQVRQMLETVTSPGGTAPQAQVMGYRVGGKTGTAYKHVGRGYDRSKYRASFIGLAPMSNPRIIVAVSVDEPSAGSHYGGSVAGPVFASIAGGSLRALNVSPDSPVRQLVMTEGVAEEPVGALQ from the coding sequence ATGAGCGGCGCACACAAGCATCCGGGGACGGCGGCCCGCGCCCGCCTGGGCCAGTTCTCCGCCAGCCCGGTGCTGGGGCTGCGCTTGCCGATGTGGCGCTCCAAGCTGGTGGTCTTCCTGATGTTTGCCGCGTTCATGGCGCTGATCGTCCGTGCGGCGTGGATCCAGGGACCGGGCAACCGCTTCTACGAGGCCGAGGGCAAGAAGCGCTTCCAGCGCACGCTGGAACTGCCGGCCACGCGCGGCAAGATCCTCGACCGCAACGGCCTGGTGCTGGCCACCAGCCTGCCGGTCAAGGCCATCTGGGCCGTGCCCGAGGACGTGCCCAACACCGTGCCCGGCGAAGACATGCAGAAGCTCGCCAAGCTGCTCGGCATGAGCAACAAGGATCTGGCGGGCAAGCTGGGCGAGGACAAGGGCTTCGTCTACCTGAAGCGCCAGGTGCTGCCGGACATTGCCGACCAGATCGCCGGCCTGAAGATCGACGGCATCTATCAGACGCGCGAATACAAGCGCTTCTACCCGGAAGGCGAAGCGATGGCGCACATCGTCGGCTTCACCAACGTCGAGGACAAGGGCCAGGAAGGCATGGAGCTGGCGCGCGAGCCGGATCTCGCGGGCGCGTCCGGCCAGCGCCAGGTGATCAAGGATCGCCTGGGCCGCGTGGTGGAGGACGTCGGCGTGCTGAAGGCGCCGCGCGAGGGCCGCGACCTGACGCTCTCCATCGACGCCAAGATCCAGTACCTGACCTTCAACGAGCTCAAGGCGGCCGTGGAGCGCAACCGTGCCAAGGCCGGCAGCGCCATCGTGCTCGACGCCCAGACCGGCGAGGTGCTGGCGCTGGCCAACTATCCGACCTACAACCCGAACGACCGCTCGCGCCTGTCGGGCGAACAGCTGCGCAACCGCGTGCTGACCGACACCTTCGAGCCCGGCTCGATGATGAAGCCGATCAGCATCGGCCTCGCGCTGCAGCTGCACCGCGTGACGCCCAACACGCTGGTGCAGACCAACGGCAAGTTCACACTGGACGGCGCGACCATCTCCGACACCAGCAACTACGGCACGCTGACCGTCGGCCAGGTCATCCAGCACTCGAGCAATATCGGCACGACCAAGATCGCGCTGATGCTCAAGCCGCAGGAAATGTGGGACATGTTCACCAGCGTCGGCTTCGGCCAGGCGCCCAAGATCGGCTTCCCGGGCGCGGTGGCGGGGCGGCTGCGCCCGGCCAAGAACTGGCGGCGCATCGAGCAGGCGACCATGTCGTACGGCTACGGCCTGTCGGTGTCGCTGTTCCAGATGGCGCATGCCTACACGATCTTCGCGCACGACGGCGAACTGATCCCGGTCACGATGTACCGCACCAACGGCCAGCCGCCGCAGGGCGAGCGCGTGCTGTCGTCCGAGGTGGCGCGGCAGGTGCGCCAGATGCTGGAAACCGTGACATCGCCCGGCGGCACCGCGCCGCAGGCGCAGGTGATGGGCTACCGCGTGGGCGGCAAGACCGGCACGGCGTACAAGCACGTCGGCCGCGGATATGACCGCTCCAAGTACCGTGCGTCGTTCATCGGCCTGGCGCCCATGTCGAACCCGCGCATCATCGTCGCCGTCAGCGTCGACGAGCCTTCGGCCGGCAGCCACTATGGCGGCTCGGTGGCCGGGCCGGTGTTTGCCTCGATCGCCGGCGGCAGCCTGCGCGCGCTGAACGTATCGCCGGATTCGCCGGTGCGCCAGCTCGTGATGACCGAAGGCGTGGCCGAAGAGCCCGTGGGGGCGCTGCAATGA
- a CDS encoding UDP-N-acetylmuramoyl-L-alanyl-D-glutamate--2,6-diaminopimelate ligase — protein MTAVPTSERAPIAARLAPVLDWLRAHVPAGADLTSDTRKLKTGDVFVAYVLGNVRQRGDGRPHIPQAIEAGVSAVLAEAHGYVVPADAPARILPVDGLSELAGPLAAQWYAVPGPDALRVIGVTGTNGKTSCSQWIAQALSRQGERCAVVGTLGTGFVDALVATGFTTPDAIQLQHSLADLHRAGARAVAMEVSSHGLEQGRADGTRFDIALFTNLTQDHLDYHGTMAEYELAKARLFGWPGLRAAVINRDDAAGGRLLAGLRAGIEAVEYGIDGEAAAQRGTGHWLRATNVRAHRTGTTFDVDGSFGRATVHSPMVGLFNVSNQLGVLGVLLMAGVPWQDALARLEKLQPVSGRMERFGGEDGPLVVVDYAHTPDALEQTLRALAPITGARGGKLWAVFGCGGDRDPGKRPQMGAIAERLAQHVVLTSDNPRSEDPQLILDMIADGMEDPRLAIQIEDRAAAILHAVRHADVHDVIVVAGKGHESTQEIAGRKRPFSDQEHVRLALAARGVNA, from the coding sequence ATGACGGCCGTGCCGACCTCCGAACGAGCGCCGATCGCCGCGCGCCTGGCACCGGTGCTGGACTGGCTGCGCGCGCACGTGCCGGCCGGCGCCGATCTGACCAGCGATACGCGCAAGCTCAAGACCGGCGATGTGTTCGTCGCCTACGTGCTCGGCAACGTGCGCCAGCGCGGCGACGGCCGGCCGCACATTCCGCAGGCCATCGAAGCCGGCGTCAGCGCCGTGCTGGCCGAGGCGCACGGTTACGTGGTGCCGGCCGATGCGCCGGCGCGCATCCTGCCGGTGGACGGCCTGTCCGAACTGGCCGGGCCGCTGGCCGCGCAGTGGTATGCCGTGCCGGGGCCGGATGCCCTGCGCGTGATCGGCGTGACGGGCACCAACGGCAAGACGTCGTGCTCGCAATGGATCGCCCAGGCGCTGAGCCGGCAGGGCGAGCGCTGCGCAGTGGTGGGTACGCTCGGCACCGGGTTTGTCGATGCGCTGGTCGCCACGGGCTTCACCACGCCGGATGCCATCCAGCTCCAGCACAGCCTGGCCGACCTGCATCGCGCCGGTGCCCGCGCCGTCGCCATGGAGGTGTCGTCGCACGGCCTGGAGCAGGGCCGCGCGGACGGCACCCGCTTCGACATCGCGCTGTTCACCAACCTGACGCAGGATCACCTCGACTACCACGGCACCATGGCCGAGTACGAGCTCGCCAAGGCGCGCCTGTTCGGCTGGCCGGGCCTGCGCGCCGCCGTGATCAATCGCGACGACGCGGCGGGCGGGCGCCTGCTGGCCGGCCTGCGCGCCGGCATCGAGGCGGTCGAATACGGCATCGACGGCGAAGCGGCCGCGCAGCGTGGCACCGGGCACTGGCTGCGCGCCACCAACGTGCGCGCGCACCGCACCGGTACGACCTTCGACGTCGACGGCAGCTTCGGCCGGGCGACCGTGCATTCGCCGATGGTCGGCCTGTTCAACGTTTCGAACCAGCTGGGCGTGCTGGGCGTGCTGCTGATGGCCGGCGTGCCATGGCAGGACGCGCTTGCCCGGCTGGAAAAGCTGCAGCCGGTGAGCGGCCGCATGGAGCGCTTCGGCGGCGAGGACGGCCCGCTGGTGGTGGTCGACTACGCCCACACGCCCGATGCCCTGGAGCAGACGCTGCGTGCACTCGCGCCGATCACCGGGGCGCGGGGCGGCAAGCTGTGGGCGGTGTTCGGCTGCGGCGGCGACCGCGATCCGGGCAAGCGCCCGCAGATGGGCGCCATCGCCGAGCGGCTGGCGCAGCACGTGGTGCTGACCTCCGACAACCCGCGCAGCGAAGACCCGCAACTGATTCTCGACATGATCGCCGACGGCATGGAAGACCCGCGTCTCGCCATACAGATCGAAGACCGCGCTGCCGCCATCCTGCACGCGGTGCGGCACGCCGATGTCCATGACGTCATCGTCGTGGCCGGCAAGGGGCACGAATCGACGCAGGAAATTGCCGGGCGCAAGCGGCCGTTCTCCGATCAGGAGCACGTTCGCCTGGCGCTGGCGGCACGGGGGGTGAACGCATGA
- a CDS encoding UDP-N-acetylmuramoyl-tripeptide--D-alanyl-D-alanine ligase — protein sequence MSDALPVMMHATDAAAWMAGAHLVGPDAAIRRVTTDSRDVLPGDLFVALIGERFDAHDFLPDVVARGAAAVLVSRPPAGIPDLSGVAVLTVADTRIALGQLAAGWRRRFPIPVVAVTGSNGKTTVKEMISAVFACAVGEAARLATAGNLNNDIGLPLTLFRLTAQHRLAVLELGMNHPGETEVLAAIAQPTVALINNAQREHQEFMVSVEAVAAEHAAVLAALPADGVAVFPRDAANGGEYAPLWRAAAGTRRVLDFGIEGGAVSAAVTDTADGQRIDVHAPGLRFSFTLPLLGVHNARNALAATACALAAGIAPEVIAQALSAFAPVKGRLQRKPGHHGGLVIDDTYNANPDSVRAAIDALATLPAPRWLVLGDMGEVGTQGPAFHREIGAYARERGIDAVLATGELARHMVEAFGGGARHFASAEALIEQGVPAIAPGATVLVKGSRFMRMERIVDALVLKDQAADSQGAPGTTHTQQTH from the coding sequence ATGAGCGATGCACTGCCCGTGATGATGCACGCCACCGATGCCGCCGCCTGGATGGCCGGTGCGCACCTGGTCGGCCCGGATGCCGCCATCCGCCGCGTCACCACCGACAGCCGCGACGTGTTGCCCGGCGACCTGTTCGTCGCGCTGATCGGCGAGCGCTTCGACGCGCACGATTTTCTGCCGGATGTGGTGGCGCGCGGGGCGGCGGCAGTGCTGGTCTCGCGCCCGCCGGCCGGTATCCCCGACCTGTCCGGCGTAGCGGTGCTGACCGTTGCCGATACGCGCATCGCGCTGGGCCAGCTGGCCGCCGGCTGGCGCCGCCGGTTCCCGATCCCGGTGGTGGCGGTGACGGGCAGCAACGGCAAGACCACGGTCAAGGAAATGATCTCGGCCGTCTTCGCGTGTGCCGTCGGTGAAGCGGCCCGCCTGGCGACGGCCGGCAACCTCAACAACGACATCGGCCTGCCGCTGACGCTGTTCCGCCTGACCGCGCAGCACCGGCTGGCCGTGCTCGAGCTGGGCATGAACCATCCCGGCGAAACCGAGGTGCTGGCCGCCATCGCCCAGCCCACCGTGGCGCTGATCAACAACGCACAGCGCGAGCACCAGGAGTTCATGGTCAGCGTGGAAGCCGTGGCGGCCGAGCACGCCGCGGTGCTGGCCGCGCTGCCGGCCGACGGCGTGGCGGTTTTTCCGCGTGATGCGGCCAATGGCGGCGAATACGCGCCGCTGTGGCGCGCAGCGGCGGGTACGCGGCGTGTGCTGGATTTCGGCATCGAAGGCGGTGCGGTGTCGGCTGCCGTGACGGACACGGCCGACGGCCAGCGGATCGACGTGCACGCGCCAGGCCTGCGCTTTTCCTTCACGCTGCCGTTACTTGGTGTGCACAACGCGCGCAACGCGCTGGCGGCGACGGCCTGCGCGCTGGCCGCCGGCATCGCGCCCGAGGTGATCGCACAGGCGCTGTCGGCGTTCGCGCCGGTCAAGGGGCGCCTGCAGCGCAAGCCGGGCCATCATGGCGGGCTGGTAATCGACGACACCTACAACGCGAACCCCGACTCCGTGCGCGCCGCCATCGATGCGCTGGCGACGCTGCCGGCGCCGCGCTGGCTGGTGCTGGGCGACATGGGCGAAGTGGGCACGCAGGGGCCGGCCTTCCATCGGGAGATCGGTGCGTACGCCCGCGAGCGCGGCATCGACGCGGTCCTGGCCACCGGTGAGCTGGCGCGCCATATGGTGGAGGCTTTCGGTGGCGGCGCGCGGCATTTCGCGTCGGCCGAGGCCCTGATCGAGCAGGGCGTGCCGGCCATTGCGCCGGGCGCGACGGTTCTGGTGAAGGGCTCGCGCTTCATGCGGATGGAACGCATTGTCGATGCGCTGGTCTTGAAAGACCAGGCAGCCGACTCGCAAGGGGCGCCGGGGACGACGCACACACAACAGACGCACTAA
- the mraY gene encoding phospho-N-acetylmuramoyl-pentapeptide-transferase produces the protein MLLALAQWLQNDFGFLRVFNYLTFRAVMASLTALVIGLGFGPWVIRRLTELKVGQAVRSYGPQTHLVKAGTPTMGGVLVLIGIAVSTLLWCDWGNRFIWIVLLVTLGYGAIGWVDDYRKVVHRDPKGMSSREKFFWQTVIGLFAAAYLAFSVSETSNMRVLELFLDWVRSGLSLSLPAKSHLIVPFFKELSYPLGVFGFIVLTYLVIVGSSNAVNLTDGLDGLVIMPVVLVGSALGIFAYVMGSAVYSKYLLFPHIPGAGELLIFCSAMAGAGLAFLWFNAHPAQVFMGDVGALALGGALGTVAVIVRQEIVLFIMGGVFVAETISVMLQVTWFKFTKRRYGEGRRLFRMAPLHHHFELSGWKETQVVVRFWIITMMLVLIGLSTLKLR, from the coding sequence ATGTTATTGGCATTGGCGCAGTGGCTGCAGAACGACTTCGGCTTCCTGCGCGTCTTCAACTATCTGACGTTCCGGGCCGTGATGGCATCCCTCACGGCGCTGGTGATCGGCCTCGGCTTCGGGCCATGGGTGATCCGTCGCCTGACCGAGCTCAAGGTCGGCCAGGCCGTGCGCAGCTATGGCCCGCAGACCCACCTGGTCAAGGCCGGCACACCCACCATGGGCGGCGTGCTGGTGCTGATCGGCATTGCCGTCTCCACGCTGCTGTGGTGCGACTGGGGCAACCGCTTCATCTGGATCGTGCTGCTGGTCACGCTCGGCTATGGGGCGATCGGCTGGGTGGACGACTACCGCAAAGTGGTCCATCGCGACCCGAAGGGCATGTCCTCGCGCGAGAAGTTCTTCTGGCAGACGGTGATCGGCCTGTTCGCCGCCGCCTATCTGGCGTTCTCCGTGTCCGAGACCAGCAACATGCGCGTGCTGGAGCTGTTCCTGGACTGGGTGCGCAGTGGCCTGTCGCTGAGCCTGCCGGCCAAGTCGCACCTGATCGTGCCGTTCTTCAAGGAGCTCAGCTATCCGCTGGGCGTGTTCGGCTTCATCGTGCTGACCTACCTCGTCATCGTCGGCTCCAGCAACGCGGTGAACCTGACCGACGGCCTGGACGGCCTGGTCATCATGCCGGTGGTGCTGGTGGGCAGCGCACTGGGCATCTTCGCCTATGTGATGGGCAGCGCGGTCTACAGCAAGTACCTGCTGTTCCCGCACATCCCGGGCGCGGGCGAACTGTTGATCTTCTGCTCGGCGATGGCCGGTGCCGGCCTGGCCTTCCTGTGGTTCAACGCCCATCCGGCCCAGGTGTTCATGGGCGACGTCGGCGCGCTGGCGCTGGGCGGGGCGCTCGGCACCGTCGCGGTGATCGTGCGGCAGGAGATCGTGCTGTTCATCATGGGCGGCGTGTTCGTGGCCGAAACCATTTCGGTGATGCTGCAGGTGACTTGGTTCAAGTTCACCAAGCGGCGCTACGGCGAGGGCCGGCGGCTGTTCCGCATGGCCCCGCTGCACCACCATTTCGAGCTGTCCGGCTGGAAGGAAACGCAGGTCGTCGTGCGTTTCTGGATCATCACCATGATGCTGGTGCTGATCGGCCTGTCGACGCTGAAGCTGCGGTGA